A stretch of Pleuronectes platessa chromosome 24, fPlePla1.1, whole genome shotgun sequence DNA encodes these proteins:
- the LOC128431109 gene encoding histone H2B, protein MPEVAKPAPKKGSKKAVAKAPGKGGKKRRKSRKESYAIYVYKVLKQVHPDTGISSKAMGIMNSFVSDIFERIAGEASRLAHYNKRSTITSREIQTAVRLLLPGELAKHAVSEGTKAVTKYTSSK, encoded by the coding sequence ATGCCTGAAGTAGCGAAGCCCGCGCCCAAGAAGGGCTCCAAGAAAGCGGTGGCGAAGGCCCCCGGTAAGGgtggaaagaagaggagaaagtccAGGAAGGAGAGCTACGCCATCTACGTGTACAAGGTGCTGAAGCAGGTCCACCCCGACACTGGGATCTCCTCCAAGGCTATGGGCATCATGAACTCCTTCGTGAGCGACATCTTCGAGCGCATCGCCGGTGAGGCCTCTCGTCTGGCTCATTACAACAAGCGCTCCACCATCACCTCCAGGGAGATTCAGACCGCCGTCCGCCTGCTGCTGCCCGGGGAGCTGGCTAAACACGCCGTGTCTGAGGGCACCAAGGCCGTGACCAAGTACACCAGCTCAAAGTAA
- the LOC128431107 gene encoding histone H2A isoform X2, with the protein MSGRGKTGGKARAKAKTRSSRAGLQFPILELAGNAARDNKKSRIIPRHLQLAVRNDEELNKLLGGVTIAQGGVLPNIQAVLLPKKTEKAPKSK; encoded by the exons ATGTCTGGCAGAGGCAAAACCGGCGGCAAGGCCAGAGCGAAGGCAAAGACTCGCTCTTCCCGCGCTGGGCTCCAGTTCCCC ATCCTGGAGCTGGCTGGAAACGCCGCCCGCGACAACAAGAAGAGCCGTATCATCCCCCGCCACCTGCAGCTGGCCGTCCGCAACGACGAGGAGCTCAACAAACTCCTGGGCGGAGTGACCATCGCTCAGGGCGGCGTGCTGCCCAACATCCAGGCTGTTCTTCTGCCCAAGAAGACCGAGAAGGCCCCCAAGTCCAAGTAA
- the LOC128431095 gene encoding histone H4 isoform X5, translated as MSNMSGRGKGGKGLGKGGAKRHRKVLRDNIQGITKPAIRRLARRGGVKRISGLIYEETRGVLKVFLENVIRDAVTYTEHAKRKTVTAMDVVYALKRQGRTLYGFGG; from the exons ATGAGTAAT ATGTCTGGACGAGGAAAGGGAGGGAAAGGGCTCGGTAAAGGAGGCGCAAAGCGTCACCGCAAAGTTCTGCGTGATAACATCCAGGGGATTACCAAGCCCGCCATCCGCCGCCTGGCTCGCCGTGGCGGAGTGAAGCGTATCTCCGGTCTGATCTACGAGGAGACCCGCGGCGTGTTGAAGGTTTTCCTGGAGAACGTGATCCGCGATGCTGTCACCTACACCGAGCATGCCAAGAGGAAGACCGTCACCGCCATGGACGTGGTGTATGCTCTGAAGAGACAGGGCCGCACTCTGTACGGCTTCGGCGGATAA
- the LOC128431107 gene encoding histone H2A isoform X1 — MSGRGKTGGKARAKAKTRSSRAGLQFPVGRVHRLLRKGNYAHRVGAGAPVYLAAVLEYLTAEILELAGNAARDNKKSRIIPRHLQLAVRNDEELNKLLGGVTIAQGGVLPNIQAVLLPKKTEKAPKSK; from the coding sequence GCAAAACCGGCGGCAAGGCCAGAGCGAAGGCAAAGACTCGCTCTTCCCGCGCTGGGCTCCAGTTCCCCGTCGGTCGTGTTCACAGGCTGCTGCGTAAAGGCAACTACGCACATCGCGTTGGTGCCGGCGCCCCCGTCTACCTGGCGGCTGTGCTGGAGTACCTCACCGCTGAGATCCTGGAGCTGGCTGGAAACGCCGCCCGCGACAACAAGAAGAGCCGTATCATCCCCCGCCACCTGCAGCTGGCCGTCCGCAACGACGAGGAGCTCAACAAACTCCTGGGCGGAGTGACCATCGCTCAGGGCGGCGTGCTGCCCAACATCCAGGCTGTTCTTCTGCCCAAGAAGACCGAGAAGGCCCCCAAGTCCAAGTAA
- the LOC128431095 gene encoding histone H4 isoform X4, with product MSISMSGRGKGGKGLGKGGAKRHRKVLRDNIQGITKPAIRRLARRGGVKRISGLIYEETRGVLKVFLENVIRDAVTYTEHAKRKTVTAMDVVYALKRQGRTLYGFGG from the exons ATGTCCATATCT ATGTCTGGACGAGGAAAGGGAGGGAAAGGGCTCGGTAAAGGAGGCGCAAAGCGTCACCGCAAAGTTCTGCGTGATAACATCCAGGGGATTACCAAGCCCGCCATCCGCCGCCTGGCTCGCCGTGGCGGAGTGAAGCGTATCTCCGGTCTGATCTACGAGGAGACCCGCGGCGTGTTGAAGGTTTTCCTGGAGAACGTGATCCGCGATGCTGTCACCTACACCGAGCATGCCAAGAGGAAGACCGTCACCGCCATGGACGTGGTGTATGCTCTGAAGAGACAGGGCCGCACTCTGTACGGCTTCGGCGGATAA
- the LOC128431095 gene encoding histone H4 isoform X3: protein MSGRGKGGKGLGKGGAKRHRKVLRDNIQGITKPAIRRLARRGGVKRISGLIYEETRGVLKVFLENVIRDAVTYTEHAKRKTVTAMDVVYALKRQGRTLYGCDKLITISFPFLSLGGLFPIGQLHLYMFHAQRSRYQSC from the exons ATGTCTGGACGAGGAAAGGGAGGGAAAGGGCTCGGTAAAGGAGGCGCAAAGCGTCACCGCAAAGTTCTGCGTGATAACATCCAGGGGATTACCAAGCCCGCCATCCGCCGCCTGGCTCGCCGTGGCGGAGTGAAGCGTATCTCCGGTCTGATCTACGAGGAGACCCGCGGCGTGTTGAAGGTTTTCCTGGAGAACGTGATCCGCGATGCTGTCACCTACACCGAGCATGCCAAGAGGAAGACCGTCACCGCCATGGACGTGGTGTATGCTCTGAAGAGACAGGGCCGCACTCTGTACGG atgtgacaaatTGATCACaatatcttttcccttcttatCTTTGGGAGGGCTGTTCCCTATTGGCCAGCTACACCTGTATATGTTCCATGCACAAAGGAGCCGATACCAGTCCTGCTGA
- the LOC128431095 gene encoding histone H4 isoform X6: MSGRGKGGKGLGKGGAKRHRKVLRDNIQGITKPAIRRLARRGGVKRISGLIYEETRGVLKVFLENVIRDAVTYTEHAKRKTVTAMDVVYALKRQGRTLYGFGG; the protein is encoded by the coding sequence ATGTCTGGACGAGGAAAGGGAGGGAAAGGGCTCGGTAAAGGAGGCGCAAAGCGTCACCGCAAAGTTCTGCGTGATAACATCCAGGGGATTACCAAGCCCGCCATCCGCCGCCTGGCTCGCCGTGGCGGAGTGAAGCGTATCTCCGGTCTGATCTACGAGGAGACCCGCGGCGTGTTGAAGGTTTTCCTGGAGAACGTGATCCGCGATGCTGTCACCTACACCGAGCATGCCAAGAGGAAGACCGTCACCGCCATGGACGTGGTGTATGCTCTGAAGAGACAGGGCCGCACTCTGTACGGCTTCGGCGGATAA